The sequence below is a genomic window from Campylobacter concisus.
GGATGATGGGCGAAGAGGAAATTTCAAAGAATGAAAATTTAGGCAGTGATGAGCTTGACGCCGCAAAAGAGATATTTTCAAACCTTTTTAGTGCTTTTAGTACATCCTTGGGTGCTCAAAAGGGCATGCCAAAGATAAATTTTGAAGTAATAAATGTAAATTTTTTAGATGAAAATTCTTCGCTTGATTTTAGTGTTTATGAAAAGTTATTTTTATTTAATGTCAAAATCGAAGATCTAAGTGAGCATATCGGTTTTGCTTGCGATCATTCGCTGATGAAATTTTTTGAGCCAACAAAGACCGAAGCACCAGCTGCACCAGCAAGCACTCCTCACGTAGCTAAGGGCGATTTTAGCGCTGAAGAGATGAGAAATATCGGCCTTATAATGGATGTTAGGCTGCCTATTCGTGTTCGTATCGGCTCAAAAAGAATGCTCTTAAAAGATGTGCTTACCATGGATATTGGCTCAGTTATCGAGTTAAATCAATTAGCAA
It includes:
- the fliY gene encoding flagellar motor switch protein FliY; amino-acid sequence: MMNDFFNIFSNELKATIEGLTGRAPEVGERNEFDAPTQNGIKPPVVMANISLSGDINAKTEIVCTPVLISAISEWMMGEEEISKNENLGSDELDAAKEIFSNLFSAFSTSLGAQKGMPKINFEVINVNFLDENSSLDFSVYEKLFLFNVKIEDLSEHIGFACDHSLMKFFEPTKTEAPAAPASTPHVAKGDFSAEEMRNIGLIMDVRLPIRVRIGSKRMLLKDVLTMDIGSVIELNQLANDPLEILIGDKVIALGEVVIIDGNFGIQITQIGSKRERLQQLK